A genomic window from Hippocampus zosterae strain Florida chromosome 13, ASM2543408v3, whole genome shotgun sequence includes:
- the syce2 gene encoding synaptonemal complex central element protein 2 isoform X1, with product MDFFFEETPISHSNQNKERDEDPGMVEDPQACLSRDDTDETSSCSPNDISRRVQELVEKIHDRRTSDQKEIESFQQSLVEKVTEVCQQMKQDLYTVYEENSSDMHVKLMELTNVLEMCTKLHRELLEASQVLASLQDGLAVSGTAEPVTG from the exons ATGGACTTTTTCTTTGAAGAAACACCCATCTCCCATTCCAACCAGAACAAAGAACGCGACGAGGACCCAGGAATG GTCGAAGACCCACAGGCCTGTTTGAGCAGGGATGACACTGACGAGACTTCCAG TTGCAGCCCCAACGACATCAGCAGAAGAGTGCAGGAGCTGGTCGAGAAGATTCACGACCGCCGCACCAGTGACCAAAAAGAAATTGAAAGCTTTCAGCAGAGTCTTGTAGAAAAG GTGACGGAGGTGTGCCAGCAAATGAAGCAGGACTTGTACACGGTCTATGAAGAGAACAGCAGCGACATGCATGTGAAGCTGATGGAGTTGACCAATGTGCTAGAGATGTGCACCAAGCTCCACAGGGAGCTCCTGGAAGCCAGCCAAGTGCTGGCCAGCCTTCAAGATGGCCTTGCCGTCAGCGGCACAGCAGAACCTGTGACAGGCTAG
- the syce2 gene encoding synaptonemal complex central element protein 2 isoform X2, whose product MDFFFEETPISHSNQNKERDEDPGMVEDPQACLSRDDTDETSSPNDISRRVQELVEKIHDRRTSDQKEIESFQQSLVEKVTEVCQQMKQDLYTVYEENSSDMHVKLMELTNVLEMCTKLHRELLEASQVLASLQDGLAVSGTAEPVTG is encoded by the exons ATGGACTTTTTCTTTGAAGAAACACCCATCTCCCATTCCAACCAGAACAAAGAACGCGACGAGGACCCAGGAATG GTCGAAGACCCACAGGCCTGTTTGAGCAGGGATGACACTGACGAGACTTCCAG CCCCAACGACATCAGCAGAAGAGTGCAGGAGCTGGTCGAGAAGATTCACGACCGCCGCACCAGTGACCAAAAAGAAATTGAAAGCTTTCAGCAGAGTCTTGTAGAAAAG GTGACGGAGGTGTGCCAGCAAATGAAGCAGGACTTGTACACGGTCTATGAAGAGAACAGCAGCGACATGCATGTGAAGCTGATGGAGTTGACCAATGTGCTAGAGATGTGCACCAAGCTCCACAGGGAGCTCCTGGAAGCCAGCCAAGTGCTGGCCAGCCTTCAAGATGGCCTTGCCGTCAGCGGCACAGCAGAACCTGTGACAGGCTAG
- the LOC127613761 gene encoding glutaryl-CoA dehydrogenase, mitochondrial-like, producing MALRSVTRLLSGTPKCAAVNVCRAQSTTATAPLKVNDAEEVRKAAKRAKVPFNWRDALDLEGQLTEEEVMIRDSFRDYCQEKLMSRIVMANRHEHFHREIVSEMGELGVLGPTIKGYGCAGTSYVAYGLIAREVERVDSGYRSVMSVQSSLVMHPIYAYGTEAQKEKYLPRLARGEILGCFGLTEPNHGSDPSSMETKATYNPSSGTFSISGAKTWITNSPAADIAVVWAKCEDGKVRGFILERGMKGLATPKIEGKFSLRASATGMILMDEVEVPEENLLPNVSGLAGPFGCLNNARYGIAWGALGAAEFCFHAARQYTLDRIQFGVPLARNQLMQKKMADMLTEITIGLQSCLSLGRLIDDKKAAPEMISMLKRNSCGKALDVARQARDMLGGNGISDEYHIIRHVLNLEAVNTYEGTHDIHALILGRAITGLQSFTVEK from the exons ATGGCTTTGAGAAGTGTGACTCGTCTGCTGTCCGGCACCCCAAAATGTGCAGCTGTCAATGTGTGCCGAGCCCAGAGTACAACTGCTACTGCCCCTCTCAAAGTTAATG ATGCTGAAGAAGTCAGAAAGGCTGCCAAGAGAG CCAAGGTGCCATTCAACTGGCGAGACGCTCTGGACTTGGAAGGTCAGCTGACAGAAGAGGAGGTGATGATCCGGGACTCGTTCCGCGACTACTGCCAAGAAAAACTCATGTCCCGTATCGTGATGGCCAACAGACATGAAC ATTTCCACCGCGAGATTGTCTCCGAGATGGGAGAGTTGGGCGTCCTGGGCCCCACTATTAAAG GTTACGGCTGTGCGGGAACGAGTTATGTGGCCTACGGCTTGATTGCCAGAGAGGTTGAAAGGGTGGACAGCGGCTATCGCTCAGTCATGAGCGTACAGTCCTCACTGGTCATGCATCCCATCTACGCATATGGCACAGAAGCTCAGAAAGAGAAATACCTACCCAGGCTTG CTCGTGGAGAAATCCTGGGCTGTTTTGGCTTGACCGAGCCGAACCACGGCAGCGATCCCAGCAGTATGGAGACCAAGGCCACGTACAATCCATCCAGTGGGACCTTCTCTATCAGCGGAGCCAAAACCTG GATCACCAATTCCCCTGCTGCAGACATCGCGGTGGTCTGGGCAAAGTGCGAAGATGGCAAGGTGCGCGGCTTCATCCTTGAACGCGGAATGAAAGGTTTGGCGACTCCGAAGATTGAGGGCAAGTTCTCTCTGAGGGCCTCCGCTACTGGCATGATTTTAATGGATGAAGTGGAAGTTCCTGAAGAGAACCTTTTACCAAATGTCTCTGGTCTTGCT GGTCCCTTCGGCTGCCTCAACAACGCTCGGTATGGCATCGCCTGGGGAGCTCTTGGAGCGGCGGAATTCTGTTTCCATGCAGCTAGACAATACACTTTGGACAG AATACAGTTTGGGGTGCCACTGGCGAGGAATCAGCTGATGCAGAAGAAGATGGCTGACATGTTGACAGAGATCACCATTGGCCTGCAGTCGTGTTTATCCCTGGGAAGACTTATTGACGACAAGAA AGCAGCTCCAGAAATGATTTCCATGCTGAAGAGGAATAGCTGTGGCAAAGCTTTAGATGTCGCAAGACAAGCCCGGGACATGTTGGGAGGCAACGGAATTTCTGATGAATACCACATCATCCGTCATGTCCTGAACCTAGAGGCTGTGAACACCTACGAAG GAACCCATGACATCCACGCCTTGATCCTGGGCAGAGCTATTACTGGACTCCAATCGTTTACAGTTGAAAAGTAA